In one Lycium barbarum isolate Lr01 chromosome 7, ASM1917538v2, whole genome shotgun sequence genomic region, the following are encoded:
- the LOC132604082 gene encoding low-temperature-induced cysteine proteinase-like has product MATLTISLLLMFLFSTLSYASDMSIITYDNHIHRRTDDEVVALYESWLIQHDKSYNALDEKDKRFEIFKDNLKYIDEQNSVPNKSYKLGLTKFADLTNEEYRSMYLGTKGSGDRRRLNRNKSDRYVPKVGDNLPESVDWREKGVLVGVKDQGSCGSCWAFSAIASVEAVNAIVTGDAISLSEQELVDCDTSYNEGCNGGLMDYAFDFIIKNGGIDTEEDYPYTARDGRCDQSRKNAKVVTIDGYEDVPVNDEKALQKAVANQPVSIAIEAGGRDFQHYKSGIFTGKCGTAVDHGVVAAGYGTENGMDYWIIRNSWGANWGEKGYLRVQRNVASSKGLCGLAIEPSYPVKTGQNPPNPGPSPPSPVKPPTTCDKYSQCPEATTCCCVFEYYNQCFSWGCCPLEGATCCEDHYSCCPHDYPVCNVRAGTCSISKGNPLGVKAMKHILAEPIGAFGKEGRKSSS; this is encoded by the exons ATGGCAACTCTCACCATATCCCTACTTCTCATGTTCCTCTTCTCTACCTTATCCTATGCATCCGACATGTCCATCATAACCTACGACAACCATATTCATCGTCGGACTGACGATGAAGTCGTAGCGTTGTACGAGTCGTGGCTAATCCAACACGACAAATCCTACAACGCGTTAGACGAAAAGGACAAGCGGTTTGAGATTTTTAAGGATAACTTGAAGTACATAGATGAACAGAATTCTGTACCTAATAAGAGTTATAAGCTAGGATTGACTAAGTTTGCTGACTTGACTAATGAGGAGTATAGGTCGATGTACTTAGGTactaagggttctggtgatcgcCGGAGGTTGAATAGGAATAAAAGTGATAGGTATGTTCCTAAAGTTGGAGATAACTTGCCTGAATCAGTTGATTGGAGAGAAAAAGGTGTTCTTGTTGGTGTTAAAGATCAAGGAAGCTGTG GGAGTTGTTGGGCATTCTCTGCCATTGCTTCTGTTGAAGCAGTAAACGCGATAGTAACTGGTGACGCGATATCACTATCGGAGCAAGAGCTGGTGGATTGTGATACTTCCTATAATGAAGGTTGCAATGGCGGTCTTATGGACTATGCCTTTGATTTCATTATCAAAAATGGAGGAATTGATACTGAAGAAGATTACCCTTACACTGCCCGTGATGGTAGATGCGACCAATCAAGG AAAAATGCCAAGGTTGTTACGATAGATGGATATGAAGATGTTCCTGTTAATGATGAAAAGGCACTGCAAAAGGCTGTTGCAAATCAACCTGTGAGCATTGCTATTGAAGCTGGTGGCAGAGACTTCCAGCACTACAAATCG GGTATCTTTACTGGAAAGTGTGGTACTGCAGTGGACCATGGTGTGGTTGCTGCTGGATATGGTACAGAGAACGGTATGGATTATTGGATTATCAGGAACTCGTGGGGCGCTAACTGGGGAGAGAAAGGCTACCTCAGAGTCCAACGTAACGTTGCCAGCTCTAAAGGCTTGTGTGGATTAGCCATAGAGCCTTCCTATCCAGTAAAGACAGGCCAAAATCCTCCTAACCCCGGTCCATCTCCTCCATCTCCCGTAAAGCCACCCACAACCTGTGATAAATATTCTCAATGCCCCGAGGCCACCACTTGCTGTTGTGTCTTTGAGTACTATAACCAATGCTTCTCTTGGGGATGCTGCCCGCTTGAAGGAGCTACGTGTTGTGAAGACCACTATAGTTGCTGCCCACACGACTATCCTGTCTGCAACGTCCGTGCAGGAACTTGCTCAATT AGTAAGGGCAATCCACTGGGAGTGAAGGCAATGAAGCACATTCTTGCAGAACCAATCGGGGCCTTCGGAAAAGAAGGAAGGAAGAGCAGTTCTTGA